The Sphingobium sp. JS3065 genome includes the window ACTGCTATAGAGTTGCCAACCGACCGCGCGCTGCCGCTCCCGATACACGCCCTCATAGGCCGCCGGGAAGGGCAGGTCGGGGTCAAAGCGGTTCTGGCCGACACGCGCGTCTTCTAGTGCGCGTTCATGCAGCGCCGCTCGCAGCCGTTCAGTCCCGGCACCTTGGGTGATCGTGACGTCCCACGGCTGGGAATTGCACCAGCTGGCCGACCGCTGCGCCAGCTCGAGCATCGCTGCAATCAGTTCACGAGGTACAGGTTTCACCTCGAATGCGCGACAGCTATGGCGTTCCCGCAATAGCGCATCGAGCGTCCGAGCGCGGTCGGTCAGCACGTCACCGGTCATGCGAGATGCTTTACGATGCCGTCACGCGAGGATTCAGCGATCGCGGCGGTTAGCGCCTGAATTTTCAGCCCATGACGGAAATCGGGCAATGGCGCGGCCCCATTGGACAAGTCATCCGGAAGCGCGCGGTAGGCGCATGCCATGACGATCGCGGGTCCGACCAGGCTTCGATCCTCGGGGAAATATTGTGCTGGGATCTCAAGCACCTGAGGTGGCTGGCTCCCTCGCGATCCGCTGAGCGTGAGGGGAGCCATCTCCGGCATGCCGTCTGTGGTCAGGATCAACTGCCCCTTGTCACCCACCAGATGGAGACTGAACGGCATCCCGCGCGGCGCAGCCCCAGTAATGTGCGTCGAGAACACGGCGCCAGACGACAATCGGCCGATCGCGGCGAACTGATCGGGCGAACTCATTTCGACCTCGCGCGCCAGGTCCTTGGCAAATACCGATTTCTGCAGGTGCGATACCGTACCGGCAACCGAAACCACATCTCCCGCAAGATAGGTCAGCATATCGAGCGAATGGCCGCCCTTAATCGACAGGACGTTGGCATTCTCACGTTCGTCGAGCGTATAGGTCGCCGCGATCAGGTCATATGCCCAGACGTGCGACTCGAGATACATTGCCGCCGTGCGCAGCTCGCCCAGGTAACCCTCGTCGATCAGCTGTCTCGCATAAGCGACGCCGGGGGCGAAACGCCCTTGCAGACCGGCAATCGTCGGCAGGTTAAGCCGTTCCGCGGTCTCGGTCACACGAAGCGATTCGGCGTCGCCGCGGCCGAACGGCCATTCGCACCATACCGGCTTGCGGGCGTCCAGCGCTGCCTGCACACTTTGGATGTGATAATTCG containing:
- a CDS encoding Gfo/Idh/MocA family protein, yielding MVHRVGIIGGSIDAKWGKESHLPAALASPNMKITAVSTRSMESATRSAEALGALHAFDNADALAACPDVDLVIASVRSNYHIQSVQAALDARKPVWCEWPFGRGDAESLRVTETAERLNLPTIAGLQGRFAPGVAYARQLIDEGYLGELRTAAMYLESHVWAYDLIAATYTLDERENANVLSIKGGHSLDMLTYLAGDVVSVAGTVSHLQKSVFAKDLAREVEMSSPDQFAAIGRLSSGAVFSTHITGAAPRGMPFSLHLVGDKGQLILTTDGMPEMAPLTLSGSRGSQPPQVLEIPAQYFPEDRSLVGPAIVMACAYRALPDDLSNGAAPLPDFRHGLKIQALTAAIAESSRDGIVKHLA